Proteins found in one Geomonas subterranea genomic segment:
- the hypB gene encoding hydrogenase nickel incorporation protein HypB, whose amino-acid sequence MCVDCGCGPKHDHEHDHDHDHDHDHHGHDHGHHHGHDHHHGHDHDHGHHHGEGHKHHHHHEHPGEEQPARKVLIETDILAKNNRMASGNRALFREKGLFVLNLVSSPGSGKTTILERTLKDLADICRCAVVEGDQQTDNDAMRIAATGVPVKQVNTGAGCHLDAHMVLHATESFDLDNLDLLLIENVGNLVCPASFDLGEHHKVVVLSVTEGEDKPLKYPQMFHAADIMLLNKVDLLPYLDFDVEKCKEMARRVSPGIHILEVSSKTGQGMDEWYAWLKKGMERSKA is encoded by the coding sequence ATGTGCGTAGACTGCGGCTGCGGCCCGAAACACGACCACGAACATGATCATGATCACGACCACGACCACGACCATCACGGACACGACCATGGGCACCACCACGGTCACGACCACCATCACGGGCATGACCATGACCATGGCCATCACCACGGCGAGGGGCATAAGCACCACCATCACCACGAGCATCCCGGCGAGGAGCAGCCTGCCAGGAAGGTGTTGATCGAGACCGACATACTCGCCAAGAACAACAGGATGGCGTCGGGTAACCGTGCATTGTTCCGCGAGAAGGGGCTGTTCGTGCTGAACCTCGTTTCCTCTCCCGGTTCGGGCAAGACCACCATCCTGGAGCGGACGCTGAAGGACCTGGCCGACATCTGCCGCTGCGCGGTGGTCGAGGGGGACCAGCAGACCGACAACGACGCCATGCGCATCGCCGCGACCGGCGTCCCGGTGAAGCAGGTGAACACCGGGGCGGGGTGCCACCTCGACGCGCACATGGTGCTGCACGCCACGGAGAGCTTCGACCTGGACAACCTGGACCTGCTCCTGATCGAGAACGTCGGCAACCTCGTGTGCCCCGCCTCCTTCGACCTGGGCGAGCACCACAAGGTGGTGGTGCTGAGCGTGACCGAAGGGGAAGACAAGCCGCTCAAGTACCCGCAGATGTTTCACGCTGCGGACATCATGCTGCTCAACAAGGTCGACCTGCTCCCTTACCTCGACTTCGACGTCGAGAAGTGCAAGGAGATGGCGCGCCGGGTCTCCCCGGGCATCCATATTCTTGAGGTCTCCAGCAAGACCGGCCAGGGAATGGACGAGTGGTACGCCTGGCTCAAGAAAGGGATGGAGCGGTCCAAGGCCTAG
- a CDS encoding twin-arginine translocase TatA/TatE family subunit — MFGFGLPELCIVAVILLVVAGPSKLPQFGQALGSSIRGFKKAMNGEDVVQINEKKQD, encoded by the coding sequence ATGTTTGGATTTGGTTTGCCCGAGTTGTGCATCGTAGCCGTCATCCTCTTGGTGGTGGCCGGTCCCAGCAAACTGCCGCAGTTCGGCCAGGCGCTGGGGAGCAGCATCAGGGGCTTCAAGAAGGCCATGAACGGCGAGGACGTGGTCCAGATCAACGAGAAGAAGCAAGATTAG
- a CDS encoding HyaD/HybD family hydrogenase maturation endopeptidase produces MQVLIYGAGNLILSDEGFGVHFVRHLEQHYQIPDNVELYDGGTLGIMVHFKFEEADKVILVDVVQAKGEPGDIFRYEREDIMLKNIPVKMSPHQIGLQEMLLISEMRDAPKPDLTFFGIVAKSLDPGDQLTPPLQAGLEKVAALVVEELAKVGVELKRKSD; encoded by the coding sequence ATGCAGGTCCTTATCTATGGAGCCGGCAACCTGATCCTCTCCGACGAGGGGTTCGGCGTCCATTTCGTCAGACATTTAGAGCAGCACTACCAGATACCGGACAACGTCGAACTCTACGACGGCGGGACCCTCGGCATCATGGTGCATTTCAAGTTCGAGGAGGCCGACAAGGTCATCCTGGTGGACGTGGTGCAGGCCAAGGGGGAGCCGGGGGACATCTTCCGCTACGAGCGCGAAGACATCATGCTGAAAAACATCCCGGTCAAGATGTCGCCGCACCAGATCGGGTTGCAGGAGATGCTCTTGATCTCCGAGATGCGCGACGCACCGAAACCCGACCTCACCTTCTTCGGTATCGTGGCGAAGTCGCTCGACCCGGGCGACCAGCTCACCCCGCCGCTTCAGGCCGGGCTCGAGAAGGTGGCGGCGCTGGTCGTCGAGGAGCTGGCCAAGGTCGGCGTGGAACTGAAGAGAAAGAGTGATTAA
- a CDS encoding nickel-dependent hydrogenase large subunit — protein MSRITLDPITRIEGHLRIDVEANGGKVTNAWSSAQMWRGIEVILKGRAPEDAWSFVQRFCGVCTTVHAISSIRAVEHALDVEVPLNAQYIRNIMIAQHSVQDHIVHFYHLSALDWVDIVSALKADPKKTAQIAQSISDWPGNSEKEFKAVQDKLKAFVAGGKLGIFATGYWGHPAMKLSPEVNLMAVAHYLKALDYQRKASQATAILGGKNPHIQNLVVGGVATAINTENIATLNMERLIYLRTLMEETRDFVQKVYYPDLLAIAGAYKDWFKYGAGVTNYMAVPEFPEDTKNTKFMLPGGVVMGGNIGGIRMVKDHRDDYLIKNIKENVTHAWYEGNGTLHPWDGETKPDYTDFKENGKYSWCKAPTLDGKPVQVGPPAQIMAAYAAGNPKVKKLVDGAVSTLGISLKDIHSTMGRLFCRGARAHVMADLSLDNLDKLIANIASGDQTYANHTVIPKGEYRGVGFHEAPRGTLSHWIVIKNKKIENYQAVVPSTWNAAPRNDKGELGPYEASLVGNPIADASKPLEVLRTIHSFDPCIACAVHTVDPEGAEITKVKVL, from the coding sequence ATGTCTAGAATCACGCTTGATCCCATCACCCGAATTGAAGGACATCTGAGGATCGATGTCGAAGCAAACGGCGGCAAGGTCACCAACGCCTGGTCCTCCGCCCAGATGTGGCGCGGCATCGAGGTCATCCTCAAGGGGCGCGCCCCGGAGGACGCCTGGAGCTTCGTGCAGCGTTTCTGCGGCGTCTGCACCACCGTGCACGCCATCTCGTCCATCCGCGCCGTCGAGCACGCCCTCGACGTCGAGGTGCCGCTGAACGCACAGTACATCCGTAACATCATGATCGCCCAGCACTCCGTGCAGGACCACATCGTCCACTTCTACCACCTCTCGGCGCTCGACTGGGTCGACATCGTCTCCGCACTGAAGGCCGATCCCAAGAAGACCGCGCAGATCGCGCAGAGCATCTCCGACTGGCCGGGCAACTCCGAGAAGGAGTTCAAGGCGGTGCAGGACAAGCTGAAGGCGTTCGTTGCCGGCGGCAAGCTCGGCATCTTCGCCACCGGCTACTGGGGCCACCCGGCGATGAAGCTCTCCCCGGAAGTGAACCTGATGGCGGTCGCCCACTACCTGAAGGCCCTCGACTACCAGAGAAAGGCGTCCCAGGCCACCGCGATCCTCGGCGGAAAGAACCCGCACATCCAGAACCTCGTGGTCGGCGGCGTCGCTACCGCGATCAACACCGAGAACATCGCGACCCTCAACATGGAGCGCCTGATTTACCTGCGGACCCTGATGGAAGAGACCCGCGACTTCGTCCAGAAGGTCTACTACCCGGACCTCCTCGCCATCGCCGGCGCCTACAAGGACTGGTTCAAGTACGGCGCGGGCGTCACCAACTACATGGCTGTCCCCGAGTTCCCGGAGGACACCAAGAACACCAAGTTCATGCTGCCGGGCGGCGTGGTCATGGGCGGCAACATCGGCGGCATCAGGATGGTGAAGGATCACCGCGATGACTACCTGATCAAGAACATTAAGGAGAACGTCACCCACGCCTGGTACGAGGGTAACGGCACCCTGCACCCGTGGGACGGCGAGACCAAGCCGGACTACACCGACTTCAAGGAAAACGGCAAGTACTCCTGGTGCAAGGCTCCGACCCTCGACGGCAAGCCGGTCCAGGTCGGCCCGCCGGCACAGATCATGGCCGCCTACGCCGCGGGCAACCCGAAGGTGAAGAAACTCGTCGACGGCGCCGTCTCCACCCTGGGGATCTCCTTGAAGGACATCCACTCCACCATGGGGCGTCTCTTCTGCCGCGGCGCGCGCGCGCACGTCATGGCCGACCTGTCGCTGGATAACCTGGACAAGCTGATCGCCAACATCGCGTCCGGCGACCAGACCTACGCGAACCACACCGTGATCCCGAAAGGCGAGTACAGGGGCGTCGGCTTCCACGAAGCACCGCGCGGCACCCTCTCCCACTGGATCGTGATCAAGAACAAGAAGATCGAGAACTACCAGGCCGTCGTTCCCTCCACCTGGAACGCGGCGCCCAGAAACGACAAGGGTGAGCTCGGTCCGTACGAGGCATCGCTGGTCGGCAACCCGATCGCGGACGCCAGCAAGCCGCTGGAGGTGCTCCGTACCATCCACTCCTTCGACCCGTGCATCGCCTGCGCCGTCCACACCGTTGACCCGGAAGGTGCCGAGATCACCAAGGTGAAGGTACTGTAG
- the hybB gene encoding Ni/Fe-hydrogenase cytochrome b subunit, translating into MGHSEEYQKLEGKIFTKSFFILLSVVLLGFYFVGVRYVKGIGAVSNMSDGYPWGIWITYDVATGTAIACGGYAVAILVYIRNRMQYHPMIRSAILTSMFGYGLAGFSVMVDLGRPWNAYNFFIPSKWQANSAMFEVALCVMAYSTVLILEFLPAILTSIEKSKWERMNAIRNWLHPKIAPDKKTMEDKLEMVRLGALWLNPRLNKVLIFFIVLGITLPTMHQSSLGSLLLIASTKLHPLWHTGFLPLLFLLNCVFIGYSIAILESIISSYSFKRPFEIEELSGLAGLIPFVTVIWLTVVIGDLSYRGQIHAALKGDFYSGWFMTEFLLVGCGSLILFVKKCRRSARWLFISASMIVLGGALYRFNVYLIGFNPGQGWKYFPSFAEVMITVGIVALEILGYKVFVALFPVLPNMDLHGAHKKKGHAKKHKGSEADKTLPAGEAHAH; encoded by the coding sequence ATGGGACACAGTGAAGAATACCAGAAGCTGGAAGGTAAGATCTTTACCAAATCCTTCTTCATCCTCCTCTCCGTGGTGCTGCTTGGCTTCTACTTCGTGGGCGTGCGCTACGTCAAGGGTATCGGTGCCGTCTCCAACATGAGCGACGGCTACCCCTGGGGCATCTGGATCACCTACGACGTCGCCACCGGCACGGCCATCGCCTGCGGCGGCTACGCGGTCGCCATCCTGGTCTACATCAGGAACAGGATGCAGTACCACCCGATGATCCGCTCCGCGATCCTCACCTCCATGTTCGGCTACGGCCTGGCCGGCTTCTCGGTCATGGTCGACCTGGGCCGTCCCTGGAACGCCTACAACTTCTTCATCCCGAGCAAGTGGCAGGCGAACTCCGCCATGTTCGAGGTCGCCCTCTGCGTCATGGCCTACTCCACGGTTCTCATCCTGGAGTTCCTCCCGGCGATCCTGACCTCGATCGAGAAGAGCAAGTGGGAGCGCATGAACGCGATCCGCAACTGGCTGCACCCGAAGATCGCGCCGGACAAGAAGACCATGGAGGACAAGCTGGAGATGGTGCGCCTGGGCGCACTCTGGCTCAATCCGCGCCTGAACAAGGTCCTCATTTTCTTCATCGTCCTGGGCATCACGCTGCCGACCATGCACCAGTCCTCGCTGGGGAGCCTGCTCCTCATCGCTTCGACCAAGCTGCATCCGCTCTGGCACACCGGTTTCTTGCCGCTGCTGTTCCTTCTTAACTGCGTCTTCATCGGCTACTCCATCGCCATCCTGGAGTCGATCATCTCGAGCTACTCCTTCAAGCGTCCCTTCGAGATCGAGGAACTCTCCGGCCTGGCCGGGCTGATCCCGTTCGTGACCGTGATCTGGCTCACCGTCGTCATCGGCGACCTCTCCTACCGCGGGCAGATCCATGCCGCGTTGAAGGGCGACTTCTATTCCGGCTGGTTCATGACCGAGTTCCTGCTGGTCGGCTGCGGTTCGCTCATCCTCTTCGTCAAGAAGTGCAGACGGTCTGCGCGCTGGCTCTTCATCTCGGCGTCGATGATCGTCCTCGGCGGCGCCCTGTACCGCTTCAACGTCTACCTGATCGGCTTCAACCCGGGCCAGGGGTGGAAATACTTCCCCTCCTTCGCCGAGGTGATGATCACGGTGGGTATCGTGGCCCTGGAGATCCTGGGCTACAAGGTCTTCGTGGCGCTGTTCCCGGTCCTCCCCAACATGGACCTGCACGGCGCCCACAAGAAGAAGGGGCACGCCAAGAAGCACAAGGGGAGCGAGGCGGACAAAACGCTGCCGGCCGGCGAGGCCCACGCGCACTAA
- the hybA gene encoding hydrogenase 2 operon protein HybA, which yields MKKTSRRDFLKLAGATGAGLLACGAGSALANEGLQVNNEELGMLYDATKCVGCKACMSACKRVNSDYGSLSYEKAKFDEDGLWDAPSDLSGSTRTLIKLFKESEKRWSYVKYSCMHCQKPSCVSVCPVSAMTKEKISGIVDYNKNTCIGCRYCQIACPYNIPKFQWEKAVPQIVKCDLCKATNLREKGITACAETCPAGAIKFGKRKDLLEEAHQRLKDAPDKYVAHVYGEHEGGGTNHLYLASMPFNKLGLPEIKPEAPAEFSEKIQHTIYKGFIAPVALYSTLCFIAVKNMKKHQGHDDDHKKGDK from the coding sequence ATGAAAAAGACAAGTAGACGCGACTTCCTGAAGCTGGCCGGTGCAACCGGCGCGGGCCTTCTGGCCTGCGGCGCGGGCAGCGCCCTGGCCAACGAGGGACTCCAGGTCAACAACGAGGAGCTCGGCATGCTCTACGACGCCACCAAGTGCGTCGGCTGCAAGGCGTGCATGTCGGCCTGCAAGAGGGTCAACTCCGACTATGGCTCACTCTCTTATGAAAAGGCGAAGTTCGACGAGGACGGCCTGTGGGATGCGCCGAGCGACCTCTCCGGCTCGACCCGTACCCTCATCAAGCTCTTCAAGGAGAGCGAGAAGCGCTGGAGCTACGTGAAGTACTCCTGCATGCACTGCCAGAAGCCCTCCTGCGTTTCGGTCTGCCCGGTTTCCGCCATGACCAAGGAGAAGATCTCCGGCATCGTCGACTACAACAAGAACACCTGCATCGGCTGCCGCTACTGCCAGATCGCCTGCCCGTACAACATCCCGAAGTTCCAGTGGGAAAAGGCGGTGCCGCAGATCGTTAAGTGCGACCTGTGCAAGGCGACCAACCTGCGCGAGAAGGGGATCACGGCCTGCGCCGAGACCTGCCCGGCGGGCGCCATCAAGTTCGGCAAGAGAAAGGACCTGCTGGAGGAGGCGCACCAGCGCCTGAAGGATGCTCCGGACAAGTACGTGGCCCACGTCTACGGCGAGCACGAAGGGGGGGGCACCAACCACCTCTACCTGGCCTCCATGCCGTTCAACAAGCTCGGCCTCCCCGAGATCAAGCCGGAAGCTCCGGCCGAGTTCTCCGAGAAGATCCAGCACACCATCTACAAGGGCTTCATCGCCCCGGTGGCCCTGTACAGCACCCTCTGCTTCATCGCAGTGAAGAACATGAAGAAACACCAGGGGCACGACGACGATCACAAGAAGGGGGATAAGTAA
- a CDS encoding hydrogenase small subunit translates to MKEEMFCEGVTRRSFMKACVTATAMMGLPFAMHTQVAEAVEKNGNPAVIWLHFQECTGCSESLLRSSHPTISTLILDMISLDYHETLMVGAGHQAEQALHDSMKANHGKYILVVEGAIPTKQNGIFCKVSGKTALESLQHAAEGAAAIISIGTCASYGGIQSVSPNPTGAVGVKDIIKDKPIINIPGCPPNPYNFLSTVLYYLTFKKVPELDALGRPKFAYGRRIHEHCERRPHFDAGRFAKAYGDPTHAQGYCLYKLGCKGPATYANCSVQRFNDVGAWPVSIGHPCIGCTEPDILFKTAIAEKVQIHEPTPFDSYAPVDLKEKGKGPDPLTTGFVGLAAGAALGAGAMLAKKLPGEAQEGAHEKDK, encoded by the coding sequence ATGAAAGAAGAAATGTTTTGCGAAGGGGTCACCCGCAGGAGTTTCATGAAGGCCTGTGTCACCGCCACCGCGATGATGGGGCTTCCCTTCGCCATGCATACGCAGGTGGCCGAGGCCGTTGAGAAAAACGGCAACCCTGCGGTGATCTGGCTCCACTTCCAGGAGTGCACCGGCTGTTCGGAATCGCTTTTGCGTTCGTCCCACCCGACCATTTCCACCTTGATCCTGGACATGATCTCGCTGGACTACCACGAGACGCTCATGGTCGGCGCCGGCCACCAGGCCGAGCAGGCGCTGCATGATTCCATGAAGGCCAACCACGGCAAGTACATCCTCGTCGTAGAGGGCGCCATCCCGACCAAGCAGAACGGCATCTTCTGCAAGGTTTCCGGCAAGACCGCCCTCGAATCGCTGCAGCACGCAGCCGAAGGGGCCGCCGCCATCATCAGCATCGGCACCTGCGCTTCCTACGGCGGCATCCAGTCCGTCTCCCCGAACCCGACCGGCGCGGTCGGCGTCAAGGACATCATCAAGGACAAGCCGATCATCAACATCCCCGGCTGCCCCCCGAATCCCTACAACTTCCTTTCCACCGTGCTCTACTACCTGACCTTCAAGAAGGTGCCCGAGCTGGATGCGTTGGGCCGTCCGAAGTTCGCCTACGGCAGGAGGATCCACGAGCACTGCGAGCGTCGTCCGCACTTCGACGCCGGCCGTTTCGCCAAGGCCTACGGCGACCCGACCCACGCCCAGGGCTACTGCCTCTACAAGCTGGGCTGCAAGGGGCCTGCCACCTACGCCAACTGTTCCGTGCAGCGCTTCAACGACGTCGGCGCCTGGCCGGTCTCCATCGGTCACCCCTGCATCGGCTGCACCGAGCCGGACATCCTCTTCAAGACCGCCATCGCCGAGAAGGTGCAGATCCATGAGCCGACCCCGTTCGACAGCTACGCTCCGGTCGATCTGAAGGAAAAAGGGAAGGGTCCGGATCCGCTGACCACCGGCTTCGTCGGTCTCGCGGCGGGTGCGGCACTTGGCGCCGGCGCGATGCTCGCCAAGAAGCTTCCGGGTGAGGCGCAGGAGGGTGCCCATGAAAAAGACAAGTAG
- the hypA gene encoding hydrogenase maturation nickel metallochaperone HypA, producing the protein MHEMSITQSVVEICEGHAAGRKVVEVVLEIGELSGVVPESVEFCFEACTKRTLLEGAKLTIEEVPGRGSCPACHGEFPLQSLFSPCPGCGAFGLAIISGEELRVKELELA; encoded by the coding sequence ATGCACGAGATGAGCATAACCCAAAGCGTGGTGGAGATCTGCGAGGGGCACGCGGCGGGACGCAAGGTGGTGGAGGTGGTTCTCGAGATCGGGGAGCTTTCCGGGGTGGTACCGGAGAGCGTGGAATTCTGCTTCGAGGCCTGCACCAAGCGAACATTGCTGGAGGGAGCCAAGCTGACCATCGAGGAGGTGCCGGGACGGGGGAGCTGTCCCGCCTGCCACGGTGAGTTCCCGCTGCAAAGCCTCTTCTCCCCCTGCCCGGGATGCGGCGCCTTCGGCCTCGCCATCATCTCGGGCGAGGAGCTGCGGGTGAAGGAACTGGAACTCGCCTGA
- a CDS encoding sensor histidine kinase, whose protein sequence is MTETYKAKRNNGEGRYLTIDKEIASSMLNASYAVDLKSAVHTSLETIRNMLLERPNNEEISLLTQQVERLLTEQTERLESINRDLEAFNYSVAHDLCAPLRRICGFTRALQEQYAGRLDLEGMDYLERIFKSSQHMNELIEALLQLSQLSYLSLKREVVDLSEIVNETAADLTQGCPERKVEFVIQSRIRTFGDHNLLEIAMKNLLRNAWKFSQMREVARIEFGARESDADKTCFVKDNGIGFDMANAERMFHAFQRLHSSSEFPGNGIGLTTVQRIINRHGGRIWAEGEIDKGATFFFTLQSCIT, encoded by the coding sequence ATGACCGAAACGTACAAGGCAAAGAGGAACAACGGGGAGGGCCGGTACTTGACCATAGACAAGGAAATAGCGTCGAGCATGTTGAACGCCTCGTATGCGGTGGATCTTAAGTCGGCGGTTCACACCTCCCTGGAAACCATACGAAACATGCTCCTGGAGAGGCCTAACAACGAGGAGATCAGCCTGTTGACCCAGCAGGTGGAGCGCCTGCTCACCGAACAGACCGAGAGGCTGGAATCGATCAACAGGGACCTGGAGGCCTTCAATTATTCAGTGGCCCACGACCTCTGCGCGCCGCTCAGGAGGATCTGCGGCTTCACGCGCGCACTGCAGGAGCAGTACGCAGGGAGGCTCGACCTGGAGGGGATGGATTACCTGGAGCGGATCTTCAAGTCCTCCCAGCACATGAACGAGCTGATCGAGGCGCTTTTACAGCTCTCCCAGCTCTCGTACCTGAGCCTGAAACGCGAGGTGGTGGATCTCTCCGAGATCGTCAACGAGACCGCGGCCGACCTGACGCAGGGGTGCCCCGAGCGCAAGGTGGAGTTCGTGATCCAGTCCAGGATCCGCACCTTCGGCGACCACAACCTGCTCGAGATCGCCATGAAGAACCTCCTGCGCAACGCGTGGAAGTTCAGCCAGATGCGGGAGGTCGCCCGTATCGAGTTCGGGGCGCGGGAGAGCGACGCGGACAAGACCTGTTTCGTGAAGGACAACGGCATCGGCTTCGACATGGCCAACGCCGAGAGGATGTTCCACGCCTTCCAGCGACTGCACAGTTCGAGCGAGTTTCCCGGTAACGGCATCGGCCTCACCACGGTGCAGCGCATTATAAATCGTCATGGCGGCCGCATCTGGGCCGAAGGGGAAATCGACAAGGGTGCCACCTTCTTCTTCACGCTGCAGTCGTGCATCACGTGA
- a CDS encoding sigma-54-dependent transcriptional regulator produces MKSNETTPLPVVVVDDDQEMLQVYRALLQGHGIGPVLTFDEGEALIPYLRRNEAALVVLDLALPNIGGGELLPRLVEEFPHLPVLIITGLTEVGQAVSCMRAGACDYLLKPIDNALFLAAIERALGPSEDESRLRMRRMPFPDLVTEDRQMLRLMKRAQAVSHSGQPVLITGETGVGKELFAEAVHRCSGKKGSLVTVNVAGLDDAVFSDTLFGHRKGAFTSAQENREGLIRKAAGGTLFLDEIGDLREGAQVKLLRLIQEHEYLPLGCDVAAKTDAGIVVATNRDLKALLEMGKLREDLYYRLSCHRLHIPPLRERQGDIPLLLEHFVTLASRQMGKKRPWYPSGLPRLLQQYHFPGNVRELQAMVYDAVALHEKGPLSLAAFRSNMSTPSGRGLTVEGHEVVTVIFNGFPSIKEAQSHLISEALRMSNGNQGEAASMLGISRQALNNRLRRKSV; encoded by the coding sequence ATGAAAAGCAACGAAACTACGCCGCTGCCGGTCGTGGTGGTGGATGACGACCAGGAGATGCTTCAGGTCTACCGGGCGCTGTTGCAGGGGCACGGTATCGGGCCGGTGCTGACCTTCGACGAAGGGGAGGCGCTGATTCCCTACCTGCGCCGCAACGAGGCGGCCCTCGTGGTTCTGGACCTCGCGCTTCCCAACATCGGCGGGGGGGAGCTGTTGCCTCGCCTTGTGGAGGAGTTTCCGCATCTTCCCGTGCTGATCATCACCGGGCTGACGGAGGTGGGGCAGGCGGTTTCCTGCATGCGAGCCGGTGCCTGCGACTACCTTTTGAAGCCGATCGACAACGCCCTGTTCCTCGCCGCCATCGAACGTGCCCTCGGGCCGTCGGAGGACGAGAGCCGGCTGCGCATGCGGCGCATGCCCTTTCCCGACCTCGTCACCGAGGACCGGCAGATGCTGAGGCTCATGAAAAGGGCCCAGGCGGTCTCCCACAGCGGACAGCCGGTGCTGATCACCGGGGAAACCGGCGTCGGCAAGGAGCTCTTTGCCGAGGCTGTGCATCGCTGTTCCGGCAAGAAAGGGTCGCTGGTGACGGTCAACGTGGCGGGACTGGACGATGCCGTCTTCTCCGACACCCTGTTCGGCCATCGCAAGGGGGCCTTCACCAGTGCCCAGGAAAACCGCGAGGGGCTGATCAGGAAGGCCGCGGGGGGGACCCTGTTTCTGGATGAGATAGGAGACCTGCGCGAGGGGGCACAGGTGAAGCTCCTGAGGCTGATTCAGGAACACGAGTACCTTCCCCTTGGCTGCGACGTGGCGGCGAAAACGGACGCCGGCATCGTGGTGGCCACCAACCGGGACCTCAAAGCGCTCCTGGAAATGGGGAAGCTGCGCGAGGATCTTTATTACCGGCTCAGCTGCCACCGGCTCCACATCCCGCCGCTTAGGGAGAGGCAGGGGGACATCCCCCTTTTGCTGGAACATTTCGTCACGCTCGCCTCGCGGCAGATGGGGAAAAAGCGACCCTGGTACCCCTCCGGGCTCCCGAGGCTATTGCAGCAGTACCACTTCCCGGGGAACGTGCGCGAGCTGCAGGCCATGGTGTACGACGCGGTCGCTCTGCATGAGAAGGGTCCCCTTTCCCTGGCGGCCTTCCGCTCGAATATGAGCACCCCCTCCGGAAGGGGACTCACCGTGGAGGGACACGAGGTCGTTACGGTCATCTTCAACGGCTTTCCCAGCATCAAGGAGGCGCAGTCGCACCTGATCAGCGAGGCGCTACGGATGTCGAACGGCAACCAGGGCGAGGCCGCGAGCATGCTGGGGATTTCGAGGCAAGCCCTCAACAACCGGCTCAGGAGGAAATCGGTCTGA
- a CDS encoding PAS domain-containing sensor histidine kinase — MMAFDNGDRLAACNHEFERVTGYRVEEVMGKPMLELLQVDGELREDVVSAHPPQGGDYRGREWNLRCKDGSPKLMSWSNLSHYVPITGWVNWIIGLDLTTRVQAENRLRTIKVELEARTAELEGIGQAVSHDFGARLARISGDCGRLHKLNQSQLDPPVRELLENIRTAALELSGAIAALERMTALTGAELQPVEVDLSAMASEIAAQLRDHAQHPVDFRIEDGVTVTGDREMLRLAMEQLLENAWHSTIGVKHPVVRFGTAQVEGERSCYVSDNGPRLTATLGETAAGVSGPERSRCGIGLATVQRIINLHRGRIWSAEQAGKGGTLYFQV, encoded by the coding sequence ATGATGGCCTTTGACAACGGCGACCGTCTGGCTGCCTGCAACCACGAGTTCGAGCGGGTGACCGGCTACCGGGTGGAAGAGGTGATGGGTAAGCCGATGCTGGAACTGCTCCAGGTCGACGGGGAACTGCGCGAGGATGTGGTGTCGGCGCACCCGCCGCAGGGGGGAGACTACCGGGGACGGGAATGGAACCTCCGCTGCAAGGATGGTTCCCCCAAGCTCATGTCATGGTCAAACCTCTCGCATTACGTGCCCATCACCGGGTGGGTGAACTGGATCATCGGACTGGATCTTACCACGAGGGTGCAGGCGGAAAACCGGCTCAGGACGATCAAGGTCGAGCTGGAAGCCCGCACGGCCGAACTCGAGGGGATCGGTCAGGCGGTGTCCCATGACTTTGGGGCGCGGCTGGCACGGATCAGCGGGGACTGCGGCAGGTTGCACAAGCTAAACCAAAGCCAGCTCGACCCTCCCGTGCGCGAGCTCCTGGAGAACATCAGGACGGCTGCGCTGGAGCTTTCCGGGGCCATCGCCGCCCTCGAGCGCATGACCGCGCTAACGGGGGCGGAGCTGCAGCCGGTGGAGGTGGACCTGAGCGCGATGGCGTCGGAGATCGCGGCGCAGCTTCGCGACCACGCCCAGCACCCGGTTGACTTCCGGATCGAGGACGGGGTGACGGTCACCGGGGACAGGGAGATGCTCCGCCTTGCGATGGAGCAGCTGCTGGAGAACGCCTGGCACAGCACCATCGGCGTGAAACACCCCGTGGTCAGGTTCGGGACGGCGCAGGTAGAAGGGGAGCGCAGTTGCTACGTGAGCGACAACGGTCCCAGGCTCACCGCCACCCTGGGCGAGACGGCGGCCGGCGTGAGCGGGCCGGAGCGAAGCCGCTGCGGCATCGGCCTGGCAACGGTCCAGCGGATCATAAACCTGCATCGGGGACGGATTTGGAGCGCGGAGCAGGCAGGGAAGGGGGGGACACTCTACTTCCAGGTCTAG